The Capsicum annuum cultivar UCD-10X-F1 chromosome 3, UCD10Xv1.1, whole genome shotgun sequence genomic sequence CTTCAAGCGCCACGAGATTGAGCATTCTACTAATCTGAGGAACCACCAACTTCCGCTTGCCCGAATTAGGAAAATTGCCAAAGATACCCCGAATGTCAAGAAGATTTCAGCGGAAGTGCCCATTTTGTTCTCAAAAGCGTGTGAACTGTTTATTCAGGAATTCACCCTGCGTTCATGGTTTCACGCAGATGAGAACAATCGCTACAGTATACAAGGAAATGACGTTGCTGCTGCCATTAGGCGGACTGATCATTTTGATTTCCTTGCTCATGTTCCTACGGATGAGATCATGGGAGAAGCTACTGCTGCTGCTACTGTTACTGGCGTTGTGGGCTCCACATCAAGCGGTGTTCCGGACTATAATCCACCAATGGGCCAGCCTGGTCCATCTGAAGTGACAATGGGAAGGGCTTCTGTGCCTTTGGTTCATCCGTCTGCTTATTTTCAGCCTCAGTCATGGCAGCCTACGCCATCACTGCCGCAGGTGTGGCAGCCTCAGCCACCACAGTCTCAGGCGTGGCCATCATCCTCGTCAGCGTTGCAGCCTCAGCCATTACTGCAGTGGTGGCAGCCTCCGCCACCGCAGTTTCAGGCGTGGCAGCTTCCGCCATCATTCTCTCAGGCGTGGCAACCTCAGCCACCACAGTCCCTGGCGTGGCCATCCTCGTCGGCGGCATGGCAGCCTCAGCCATTACCGTCGCCATCATCCTCGCAAGGGTGGCAGCTTCCACCACCGCAGTCCCAGGCATGGCAGCTTCTGCCATCATCCTCCCAGGCGTGGCAGCTTCAGCCATCATCTTCCCAGGCGTGGCAGCTTCAGCCATCATCATCTCAGGAGGGGCAGCCTCAGCCGCCACCATCCCAAGAGTGCCAGTGGGTTTGGCAGCCTGTTGAGGATAATCCTGATAATCCCTCTGGTGATGGAGGTAACCCTGATGGCCACAGGTAACTTTGTCATTTCGTTAAGCTggggttagaaaaaaaaaatataatttttcaagttGAATTGCTAAATTCCATTTTCGCTTTTTATATGTTTGCCTTCTTGCATTTAGGGAAATCTTGcataaaattgagtaaaatacTGGTATAATTTTGTGCATTCTCTTCTAAACTTGTACAAAACAAATCTTTTCTGTACTCTCTCACTGAGTTTGCAACATGGAGATAGTAGTTGAATGTACAGTTTAGACTTTCATCAATCACTTTCTAGAGATAGATCTGACTCGGGCAGTTTACAATGTAATTCTGCTGGCTTTATTCTCAAAAGAAGATAACATGATATGGGCTACAGAATTTCAAAATGCTGCCAAAGGCATAGGTTCATGCATGAATCTGATGATTTTCTTAGTTCGGCAGCTTAGGGAGGATCAGTACATTTTTCCATATGCCATAGCAagttttcttctttgtagatGATATCAAAATTACTCCATTTTGGTCCTATATGCTTGTTTTAGGTCTTCTTCAGTAAttgctttattattatttctttttagtgCAGGGTTGAGAAAACCTACCCTGAAGAGAGATTTAGGGTTCCactgttttttgttgtttttttctattcttttttattgATGAGTCTGGtttataaaaatagtaaaatgctTTCATCTGTTTTTCCACCAATCTTTCACTTCATGTAATTATGATTACTGACATTTATTCACTTGGGATTCGGACCGCAAGGACTGATATATAGGAGGGTTTGTGATGTTGACCTAAAAGTGTTTTTCCTGAACAATTGAAGAATATCAAGGATTTATTGAGCGGAGGTATAACGCATATTCTTAGTTAATGCAGAGCTGATTTAAAGTTTTAGTGCTAGTTTGAAACATGGAGTAAGTAGTCCGATAAATGCCTCTTTTATTAATAGATTTTGATAAATGAGATCCCAATTGAACACAATTATTTAGGTGGTTTGTCAACTAAATTATTTGGAATATTTATTATGTTCAATGCATCCCTGTAGATTACTTAATTGTAGATTATAAATGTTAATTTAGTAGGTACCTGATGAATGTTGGCTCTAACACCATTATGCTTAGAAATGTTagtttaggaaaaatattttgaGTTGCAAATGCCTAAATCATGTGTGTGCAGCATAAACGTGAGTGCAGTTTAGGTTGCCAAATATCTTAGCAAACATCACATTTGGAGCTTGATTATGATTCCTAAGCCTTGCAAACTTGGCTGGTTTGTGTTAATCTTCTGATGTGTGTCATGTGCATTGTGCCATGCTTGTTCTCATTGCTCTGTAAATTCATGTACATGTACGGTGTTTCATTATTTGATAGAAGAAATGCATGTGAAAATCTGATATCTATTGCTTATAGTCTAGCTAGTTAATGGTGACTTTGCCACTATCCCGTGCTTCCTTTCTTTGATGTTGAACTTATCATTGTAACAACCTCTATCgatttcctttttattccatccCGCTCATAATTAATGAGTTATCCATGTTCATTAATCAGCTTGTATTCATTTCATTTCactcatttggggcatgtcttgATTTGTTTGGTATTATGTTGGCATCTTAGTTTGTAGACGACATGATTTTTATGGTTAAATATGTTGTCCCTAGGCGGATTCAGGATTTAAAGTTTGTGAGTTCCCCATGTtagattaaaataaaatcaaatagtaGTAACTAAGGAGATTTGAACCCACAACCAATAGGTCAATAAAAATTTTACTAGTCCCTCTACTCCACTAGACCAACAATACACTTTGTTTATGGGTTcgcaacttataattcttatatatttactagatttctctctatatatactaGATCTGCACGAAAGTTAATGGGTTTCTGAGAAGCCCCATCCAGGCTCCTAGATCCGCCCCTGGTCTGTGAATGGCCTGTAGTTTCTTAATGTCGTACTTGCAAGACTAAGCAactaatttatctattttgtaTTTGCTTGCTGTAGTTTCCTCATATGGTTCTATTTGAGTATACAAGATGCTGATTTCTCATTCCTATGGTtcaattattaattatttgtaaTAATTTTCTATTTGATCTTGCTGCAGTTGAAGATCATGTTCGCTGCTGATCAAATCTTAGTGGCACAATGCAGGCAATTAATTACTAATGCTACAGGTCCTATGAAATGTCTATGCACCTTATTTCTACTGGCTTAACTGTAATAACGTGAACTGTTTAATCGTTATGTCTATGCAGTATGCACCTTATTTCTATTGGCTTAACTGTAATAACGTGAACTGTTTAATCGTTTTGTTTGTATAAACTGTGCACCTTATTTCTACTGGCTTAACTGTAATAACGTGAATTGTTTAGTCGTTTTGTCTGTATAAAATGTGTATTCTATCtcttttccaaaaaataaaataaaataggactCGTCTCAGAAATATAAACTGTGTATTCTATCAGGATGCTTATGGCGTTCTGGTTTGTGTTATAATTAACTTATCTTACATCGTCCATAAAAATTGTGTTATGCTACTTTTAATCAGCTCTCTTTCTGCCCATTAGTGTTTTGGCTATTGCTCCTTGCTATAGTGGTAGGATGGAACGGTTATTGGCTATGGGATGATTAGTATGCCTAGCGGTCAATGATGTAGGTGCGGAATTTGGTGACTAGGGTAATTAAGATtccattaatatcatcatttatGCAATCTAACATAACTAAATTAGCACAATTTTTTTTGCAAAGTTAGGATGACACAGTTAGTTTAATTTGTTACACGACTAAATTACGTTGATATAGCTAAATCATTGAATCATAAACATGGGTGCACTCTTAAGACATATTACCAGTTTCCTAAATGCAAAACATTAATGAATTTTCTCCCTGTTATAACTATGATATGTTTAAAAAGATGGGAGAAGAGATTGGGCTATGAAATCCTTCTTCCGCCCCTCCCCAGTTTTTTGACCCATTTTTGGGCGGGTTGTTTTTTGACCCAGTAATTACTTTGACCCCTTTTGATGCGCCAGAATTTTACCCAAACCCTCCTATTTGCCACCCCTACAGTCATATGTAATTCTTGATCATATGTCATGATCACTATTTTGTGGTACATTATTACTCCCTCTATGGTTcccatttttacttgtcatttttgacaaatcaagagaagacaatttTTTTCCCACGTTTTACCttagcattaattacttattcttcaACTCATTTTCCAATACTTattactaaacatcaattaataggggCTATATGGTTAAGTTACTAtaccaatcattgttttcttaaaaaCGAACGGAGGGTTTGAAGAAATGGAGAATGGATTCGTTCCTTCTCTCCTTACAAGTCTTATCTGCTTAAACAGTGTAGGAGGTTTtgcaaaagaaaatattttgttagtCAGGTGATCACATAGACTTGAAAGGATCAGATAAAGATAAcaagtgaaaagatgattttcacTATGATACAAAACAATGTTCATTCCAGCTTAGGTTAATCAGATGACACAAATCAGAATTCATGTTGTTTTCTGCAGAATTGAAGTCTTAGACCTATAATTTTCAATGCGGAACTATTGAGTTATTCAACTCTCTGTTCAGAAGTAGAAACAAAATGGCTAAATCATATATCAGTCAATAAAACTTTACTTCAGATTCTTAATCATCAACTCAGGGTTAACTTCATTGTCACTATGTCGGTTGAAAAAGTTAAGGTaaatgtaaactatgaacttcattcttgaaaaaggaaaaacatcTTATATAGTATTTCCAATTTGATAttcaaaatatagaaaaggaAGTTAGTAGATAGTGATCTGAATATTAGTATTTGCACCTTCACGAAAAAACCAAGAATCGGATCTTCAGctataatttttttcccttttttactAGCATTCTTTTTGTAAGAAAGTCAAAGTTCAGCAAATCTGAAATAGATTGTAGATATTATGATAAAGTCAAATATGAATTCCTATCTATTTAAGGAAGTATAATTACAGttagaaattcataaaatatttcacGATGTGATTTATAGAAGAccgaagaaaaaaaaataacacttaGCAAGGAATATTATAGTTAATGTATATATTCCAACTTTGTACTAGCAAAACATGGCTAAACCATGTATCCGTCATTAAACCTTATACTAGATTCTTAATCATCAACTTAGTGCTAACTTCATTGTCACTATGTTAGTTGAAAAAGTTTAAGGTAAGTGAAAACTAAGGAATTCATTCTtgaaaaaaggatgaaaaagaaaaacatcataaatactagtattttcaattttatatccaaaaaatagaaaaggaagtTAGTAGATGGTGATCTGAATATTATTATTTGCACTTTCACCAAAAGACCAAGAATCAATATCTTCACTACTATTTTTTCCCTTATTTAGTCGTTCTTTCATTACAAAAGTCAAaatgaactaaatctgaaatagATTTTAGATATTATAACGAAGTCAAATATGAATTGCTATCTATTCAAGGAAGTATAATTAGTGTTTGTACCTTCACCAAAAACTAAGCATCAAAATCTTCAACACTAAATTCTTTTCCTTATTTACTTGCATTCTTTTAGTAAGAAAGTTAAAGTTAACTAAATCTgaaatagattatagatattaaCATGGTGCCAGCTACATCGGAAAATGCAAGAAAGTTTGAATTGGACGCAGATAGCCTTTTCCATCTTTTCTGATTTTGATAGGCGTCCCAGTAAATATGAATTCCTATCTATTTAATGAAGTATAATTACTGTCAGAAATTCGGAACTTTTTTTAGTATGTGATTTAAAAGTTCGACgaaaatataaagaacaaaagTTAGCAAGGAAAATTACAGTTGATGTTAATTCTaccagtttaaaaaaaaaaatgaagataaatTGTAGTTAATGTATATATCCCAACCCTCTGTTCAGCAGTAGCAAAACATGACTCAAGCATATATCAGTCATTAAAATTGTATACCAAAACTGTACACCTGATTCTTAATTATCAACTCTGTGCTAACTTTATGTCACTATGTTAGTTGAAATAGTAAAGGTAAATGAGAACTAAGGACTTCATTCGttttgaggaaaaagaaaaactacaaaatactcactccgtttcaatttgtttgtcttaatttcctttttaatttttgtccCCAAAAGAATGGCTATTTCCTTTTTAggcaactctttaattctaacttttcCCATGACatgcttaagaccacaagattaaggtACATTTTATGTATCTTTAGTCTAAGACTATttgattcaaaagtcttctttattttttaatttctttgttttgaaAGTAAGATggattgtttttattaaaatttgtatCTAGTCAAAACCAGGTTCTTAATCATCACTAGTGCTAACTTCATTGTCACTATGTTGGTTGAAAAAGTTAAGGTAAATGAAAATTAAGGACTTCATTCTTGAAAAaggaggaaaagacaaaaattcataaatagtATTTTCAATTTGATGTTAAAAAATGAAAGGTAGTGAGTAGATGGTGATCTAAATATTGGTAGTTGCACCTTCACtagaaaacaagaacaataacatacccagtgtattcctacaaagtggggtcgggttgggggtgggggtgtgttaaagtgtacacagtccataccactacctcatatgaAGTAGCCCTTCACGAGAAAACCAAGAATCAAAATCTTCGACActaaattttttccttattttcttgcGTTATTTTAGGACAAAAGTCAAAGTTAACTAAATTTGATATCgattttagatattatgatgtCAAATATGAATTTTAGACCGAATGACTCTATTACGTCGATACTTCCACATATTATGGGTAAAGTAGGATATGGCTATCTattgaaagaataattaatatttgCATCGTCACCAAAAAACCAAGAATCAAAATCTTTAACACCTTTTTCCCTTATTTATTTGCGTTCGTTTAGGACGAAAGTCAAAGTTAGCTGAATCTGAAATAGATTTTAAAGATTATGATGAAGTCAGATATGAATTCCTATCTATTCAAGGAAGTATAATTATAGTCAGAAATTCAAAGCTTTGCTCAGGATGTGATTTAAAAGACCGAAGAAAAAACATTAAGAAGAAAATTTAGCAAGGAGTGTTAATAGATAGTAGCTTTAACATTTCAACACTcactttttttccttatttatttgcGTTCTTTTAGGACGAAAGTCAAAGTTAGCTAAATCTGAAATAGATTTTCAAGATCCTGATGAAGTCAGATATGAATTCCTATCTATTCAAGGAAGTATAATTATAGTCAGAAATTCAAAGCTTTGCTCAAGATGTGATTTAAAGACCGAAGAAAATATATTAAGAAGAAAATTTAGCAAGGAATGTTAAGAGATAGTAGCTTTAACATTTAGCAGTATAGGAGGTTTTGCAAAAGACAATATTCAGCAATACCCTTGTCTTATTGCTAATTAGTTTTAGTAAAGTTCAGAATCTTTCATGGGTTATTGTTTGTGCATTTCTGGTGTTCGAGGAAATTAATTCATGATATCCATGAAAATTGTAATCAAACCTGTAGTTTCGCACTCACCTggcttgcttttttttttttttttttttttttttttaaagtcattactttttatttataatattgtttttTCTTTAGCGGTATTATTTTCAGTTTGTAGTTTTTGTGACCTGGATTTTTGTACTGTCTGTTTTCCAGGGTTTGAAGAGTCAAAGACAGTTCTTCTCCATAGTATTTAAGACGCTCAATTCCTTCTCCCATAAGGTCGAGTGGATGAAAGGGGCTAGATGTGTTATCCAAATTTTCCCCAGAAAGGGGGATGTTTGGGCTCGGCATTGATCTCCTAAATATCATAAAACAAGTCCGGGTGATATGATACACAACTATGATATGGGTTGAAGTGCTTGGCGACTCATTGAGAACTAAGGTTTAACAGTTGCTCCATTAGTTGAAGTAGCTGACTTCATGTCAGTATTCCGTCGACATCTGGACCCTAATTATCTTTTCCATATTCCAAGGGAAGAGATGTTTCGTTTCTCTTATCAGGTCCCTTCATATTTGCTCACAggccaagaagctccaaatgctCCCACTAGTTACTGGGATTCGGACCCTGCAGGagtaaaaagggcagcccggtgcattaATGCTACCAccatgcgcggtgtccggggaaggaccCTGCACGAGTAATAATGTTAAATTGGGC encodes the following:
- the LOC107862729 gene encoding nuclear transcription factor Y subunit gamma, which gives rise to MENTNPHQSAPEANAAATEAKAAAKADLMAEDAAAEAELTAVEVNAVPKEDLMAEDFAVEVEFTSEDLEAAAAAQAAADAMVEMNAAAVAAAAVGGYPYNHQLAQKQQLEMFWHFKRHEIEHSTNLRNHQLPLARIRKIAKDTPNVKKISAEVPILFSKACELFIQEFTLRSWFHADENNRYSIQGNDVAAAIRRTDHFDFLAHVPTDEIMGEATAAATVTGVVGSTSSGVPDYNPPMGQPGPSEVTMGRASVPLVHPSAYFQPQSWQPTPSLPQVWQPQPPQSQAWPSSSSALQPQPLLQWWQPPPPQFQAWQLPPSFSQAWQPQPPQSLAWPSSSAAWQPQPLPSPSSSQGWQLPPPQSQAWQLLPSSSQAWQLQPSSSQAWQLQPSSSQEGQPQPPPSQECQWVWQPVEDNPDNPSGDGGNPDGHS